From the Anoplopoma fimbria isolate UVic2021 breed Golden Eagle Sablefish chromosome 14, Afim_UVic_2022, whole genome shotgun sequence genome, one window contains:
- the pip5k1ba gene encoding phosphatidylinositol-4-phosphate 5-kinase, type I, beta a isoform X2: MSTSTTDSEGRGTKPSKASKDHKKPTAAALKGAIQLGIGYAVGNLSSKPDRDVLMQDFSVVESVFLPSEGSNLTPAHHYPDFRLKTYAPLAFRYFRELFGIKPDDYLYSMCNEPLIELSNPGASSSWFYLTSDDEFIIKTVQHKEAEFLQKLLPGYYMNLNQNKRTLLPKFYGLYCIQCSGITVRVVVMNNVLPRAMKMHYKYDLKGSSYKRRASRKERIKSSPTFKDLDFQEMHEGLHFDPDTYSALMKTLQRDCRVLESFKIMDYSLLLGIHVSDRKRLGRESRCDSRKGQKVLYSTALESIQGNAKAPEPGADDDTLGGIPAKHKDENLLIFLGIIDILQSYRFMKKVEHSWKALVHDGDTVSVHRPNFYADRFLNFMGTTVFKKNQPLRGASSKRKRSSFYTAKSASQEFLSPLKEEKKEEKKAQSLDNLDGNFYSSSKQPDLLPRVSFKPTGNDEEDIENSEARRASSSTIALDDPLPSLSGSQSDSDLDVYLRHTDSPRGPSCS, from the exons ATGTCAACCTCCACCACAGACAGTGAAGGTAGAGGAACCAAACCCTCTAAAGCATCAAAGGATCATAAAAAG CCCACAGCAGCTGCCCTAAAAGGAGCCATTCAGCTGGGTATTGGTTATGCTGTGGGAAACCTCAGCTCTAAACCAGATCGGGATGTTCTCATGCAGGACTTCTCCGTGGTGGAGAGCGTTTTCCTGCCCAG TGAGGGCAGCAACCTGACTCCAGCACATCACTACCCAGATTTCCGTCTGAAAACGTACGCACCGCTGGCCTTTCGCTACTTCAGAGAGCTGTTTGGCATCAAACCAGACGACTATCTG TACTCCATGTGTAATGAGCCACTGATCGAGCTGTCCAACCCCGGCGCCAGCAGTTCCTGGTTCTACCTGACCAGCGATGATGAGTTCATCATTAAGACGGTGCAGCACAAAGAGGCCGAGTTCCTGCAGAAGCTTCTTCCTGGTTACTACATG aatCTGAATCAGAACAAGAGGACTTTGCTGCCCAAGTTCTACGGCCTTTACTGCATCCAGTGCAGCGGCATCACCGTCCGTGTGGTGGTGATGAACAACGTGCTGCCGCGTGCCATGAAGATGCACTACAAGTACGACCTGAAGGGTTCCTCGTACAAACGACGCGCCTCACGCAAAGAGCGCATCAAATCCTCGCCCACGTTCAAAGACCTGGACTTCCAGGAGATGCACGAGGGCCTGCACTTCGACCCGGACACCTACAGCgccctgatgaagaccctgcaGAGGGACTGTCGG GTCCTTGAGAGCTTTAAGATCATGGACTACAGTCTCCTGTTGGGGATTCACGTTTCAGACCGGAAGCGGCTGGGCAGAGAAAGCCGATGTGACAGCAGGAAGGGACAGAAGGTCCTCTACTCCACCGCCCTTGAGTCCATTCAGGGTAACGCGAAGGCCCCTGAACCCGGGGCTGATGACGACAC attggGTGGAATTCCTGCCAAACATAAAGATGAGAATCTTCTCATCTTTTTAGGAATCATCGACATCCTTCAGTCCTACAG GTTCATGAAGAAGGTGGAACACTCCTGGAAAGCTCTTGTACATGATGGG GACACGGTGTCGGTTCACAGGCCCAATTTTTATGCGGACAGATTTTTGAATTTCATGGGCACGACTGTATTCAAAAAGAATCAAC CTTTAAGGGGAGCATCttcaaagaggaagaggagttcCTTCTACACGGCAAAGTCTGCCTCTCAGGAGTTTCTGTCCCCActgaaggaagagaagaaggaagagaagaaggcCCAGAGCTTGGACAACCTGGATGGAAACT TTTACAGTTCCTCCAAGCAACCAGATCTCCTTCCGAGAGTTTCTTTCAAGCCCACCGGAAACGATGAAGAGGACATTGAAAACAG TGAAGCCCGGAGAGCCTCCAGTTCAACGATCGCTCTGGACGATCCTCTGCCGTCTCTCAGCGGGAGCCAGTCAGACTCTGACCTGGACGTCTACTTG CGTCACACAGACTCACCCAGGGGACCCAGCTGCAGTTGA
- the pip5k1ba gene encoding phosphatidylinositol-4-phosphate 5-kinase, type I, beta a isoform X1, with protein sequence MSTSTTDSEGRGTKPSKASKDHKKPTAAALKGAIQLGIGYAVGNLSSKPDRDVLMQDFSVVESVFLPSEGSNLTPAHHYPDFRLKTYAPLAFRYFRELFGIKPDDYLYSMCNEPLIELSNPGASSSWFYLTSDDEFIIKTVQHKEAEFLQKLLPGYYMNLNQNKRTLLPKFYGLYCIQCSGITVRVVVMNNVLPRAMKMHYKYDLKGSSYKRRASRKERIKSSPTFKDLDFQEMHEGLHFDPDTYSALMKTLQRDCRVLESFKIMDYSLLLGIHVSDRKRLGRESRCDSRKGQKVLYSTALESIQGNAKAPEPGADDDTLGGIPAKHKDENLLIFLGIIDILQSYRFMKKVEHSWKALVHDGDTVSVHRPNFYADRFLNFMGTTVFKKNQPLRGASSKRKRSSFYTAKSASQEFLSPLKEEKKEEKKAQSLDNLDGNCKLYSSSKQPDLLPRVSFKPTGNDEEDIENSEARRASSSTIALDDPLPSLSGSQSDSDLDVYLRHTDSPRGPSCS encoded by the exons ATGTCAACCTCCACCACAGACAGTGAAGGTAGAGGAACCAAACCCTCTAAAGCATCAAAGGATCATAAAAAG CCCACAGCAGCTGCCCTAAAAGGAGCCATTCAGCTGGGTATTGGTTATGCTGTGGGAAACCTCAGCTCTAAACCAGATCGGGATGTTCTCATGCAGGACTTCTCCGTGGTGGAGAGCGTTTTCCTGCCCAG TGAGGGCAGCAACCTGACTCCAGCACATCACTACCCAGATTTCCGTCTGAAAACGTACGCACCGCTGGCCTTTCGCTACTTCAGAGAGCTGTTTGGCATCAAACCAGACGACTATCTG TACTCCATGTGTAATGAGCCACTGATCGAGCTGTCCAACCCCGGCGCCAGCAGTTCCTGGTTCTACCTGACCAGCGATGATGAGTTCATCATTAAGACGGTGCAGCACAAAGAGGCCGAGTTCCTGCAGAAGCTTCTTCCTGGTTACTACATG aatCTGAATCAGAACAAGAGGACTTTGCTGCCCAAGTTCTACGGCCTTTACTGCATCCAGTGCAGCGGCATCACCGTCCGTGTGGTGGTGATGAACAACGTGCTGCCGCGTGCCATGAAGATGCACTACAAGTACGACCTGAAGGGTTCCTCGTACAAACGACGCGCCTCACGCAAAGAGCGCATCAAATCCTCGCCCACGTTCAAAGACCTGGACTTCCAGGAGATGCACGAGGGCCTGCACTTCGACCCGGACACCTACAGCgccctgatgaagaccctgcaGAGGGACTGTCGG GTCCTTGAGAGCTTTAAGATCATGGACTACAGTCTCCTGTTGGGGATTCACGTTTCAGACCGGAAGCGGCTGGGCAGAGAAAGCCGATGTGACAGCAGGAAGGGACAGAAGGTCCTCTACTCCACCGCCCTTGAGTCCATTCAGGGTAACGCGAAGGCCCCTGAACCCGGGGCTGATGACGACAC attggGTGGAATTCCTGCCAAACATAAAGATGAGAATCTTCTCATCTTTTTAGGAATCATCGACATCCTTCAGTCCTACAG GTTCATGAAGAAGGTGGAACACTCCTGGAAAGCTCTTGTACATGATGGG GACACGGTGTCGGTTCACAGGCCCAATTTTTATGCGGACAGATTTTTGAATTTCATGGGCACGACTGTATTCAAAAAGAATCAAC CTTTAAGGGGAGCATCttcaaagaggaagaggagttcCTTCTACACGGCAAAGTCTGCCTCTCAGGAGTTTCTGTCCCCActgaaggaagagaagaaggaagagaagaaggcCCAGAGCTTGGACAACCTGGATGGAAACTGTAAGC TTTACAGTTCCTCCAAGCAACCAGATCTCCTTCCGAGAGTTTCTTTCAAGCCCACCGGAAACGATGAAGAGGACATTGAAAACAG TGAAGCCCGGAGAGCCTCCAGTTCAACGATCGCTCTGGACGATCCTCTGCCGTCTCTCAGCGGGAGCCAGTCAGACTCTGACCTGGACGTCTACTTG CGTCACACAGACTCACCCAGGGGACCCAGCTGCAGTTGA
- the pip5k1ba gene encoding phosphatidylinositol-4-phosphate 5-kinase, type I, beta a isoform X3: protein MSTSTTDSEGRGTKPSKASKDHKKPTAAALKGAIQLGIGYAVGNLSSKPDRDVLMQDFSVVESVFLPSEGSNLTPAHHYPDFRLKTYAPLAFRYFRELFGIKPDDYLYSMCNEPLIELSNPGASSSWFYLTSDDEFIIKTVQHKEAEFLQKLLPGYYMNLNQNKRTLLPKFYGLYCIQCSGITVRVVVMNNVLPRAMKMHYKYDLKGSSYKRRASRKERIKSSPTFKDLDFQEMHEGLHFDPDTYSALMKTLQRDCRVLESFKIMDYSLLLGIHVSDRKRLGRESRCDSRKGQKVLYSTALESIQGNAKAPEPGADDDTLGGIPAKHKDENLLIFLGIIDILQSYRFMKKVEHSWKALVHDGDTVSVHRPNFYADRFLNFMGTTVFKKNQPLRGASSKRKRSSFYTAKSASQEFLSPLKEEKKEEKKAQSLDNLDGNCKLYSSSKQPDLLPRVSFKPTGNDEEDIENSEARRASSSTIALDDPLPSLSGSQSDSDLDVYL from the exons ATGTCAACCTCCACCACAGACAGTGAAGGTAGAGGAACCAAACCCTCTAAAGCATCAAAGGATCATAAAAAG CCCACAGCAGCTGCCCTAAAAGGAGCCATTCAGCTGGGTATTGGTTATGCTGTGGGAAACCTCAGCTCTAAACCAGATCGGGATGTTCTCATGCAGGACTTCTCCGTGGTGGAGAGCGTTTTCCTGCCCAG TGAGGGCAGCAACCTGACTCCAGCACATCACTACCCAGATTTCCGTCTGAAAACGTACGCACCGCTGGCCTTTCGCTACTTCAGAGAGCTGTTTGGCATCAAACCAGACGACTATCTG TACTCCATGTGTAATGAGCCACTGATCGAGCTGTCCAACCCCGGCGCCAGCAGTTCCTGGTTCTACCTGACCAGCGATGATGAGTTCATCATTAAGACGGTGCAGCACAAAGAGGCCGAGTTCCTGCAGAAGCTTCTTCCTGGTTACTACATG aatCTGAATCAGAACAAGAGGACTTTGCTGCCCAAGTTCTACGGCCTTTACTGCATCCAGTGCAGCGGCATCACCGTCCGTGTGGTGGTGATGAACAACGTGCTGCCGCGTGCCATGAAGATGCACTACAAGTACGACCTGAAGGGTTCCTCGTACAAACGACGCGCCTCACGCAAAGAGCGCATCAAATCCTCGCCCACGTTCAAAGACCTGGACTTCCAGGAGATGCACGAGGGCCTGCACTTCGACCCGGACACCTACAGCgccctgatgaagaccctgcaGAGGGACTGTCGG GTCCTTGAGAGCTTTAAGATCATGGACTACAGTCTCCTGTTGGGGATTCACGTTTCAGACCGGAAGCGGCTGGGCAGAGAAAGCCGATGTGACAGCAGGAAGGGACAGAAGGTCCTCTACTCCACCGCCCTTGAGTCCATTCAGGGTAACGCGAAGGCCCCTGAACCCGGGGCTGATGACGACAC attggGTGGAATTCCTGCCAAACATAAAGATGAGAATCTTCTCATCTTTTTAGGAATCATCGACATCCTTCAGTCCTACAG GTTCATGAAGAAGGTGGAACACTCCTGGAAAGCTCTTGTACATGATGGG GACACGGTGTCGGTTCACAGGCCCAATTTTTATGCGGACAGATTTTTGAATTTCATGGGCACGACTGTATTCAAAAAGAATCAAC CTTTAAGGGGAGCATCttcaaagaggaagaggagttcCTTCTACACGGCAAAGTCTGCCTCTCAGGAGTTTCTGTCCCCActgaaggaagagaagaaggaagagaagaaggcCCAGAGCTTGGACAACCTGGATGGAAACTGTAAGC TTTACAGTTCCTCCAAGCAACCAGATCTCCTTCCGAGAGTTTCTTTCAAGCCCACCGGAAACGATGAAGAGGACATTGAAAACAG TGAAGCCCGGAGAGCCTCCAGTTCAACGATCGCTCTGGACGATCCTCTGCCGTCTCTCAGCGGGAGCCAGTCAGACTCTGACCTGGACGTCTACTTG tgA